CACACCTCTAGCAGATATTCGGGTTTAAGCCTATCGAGTTCATGGCTCAAGTGCGCTGGCCAATGCCTATACGCTCTTCACGAGACCTAACTATTCTTGCCTTGTCACCAGGTAAAGGCTTCAATTCGTCGCTAGGGTCAAAGTTGACGCGAATGCCGTTCTGCGCGGACTCGCGACCATTGTTTTCACGTTCCAATTTGCGCAGTCGCTCTTCCTCGAAGATTGTAAGATCATCGGGTGTGATTGCTATGGCGGTGGGTTTTCGGCGGATCATAGTGAAAGCTTTACTAACGATTGTGATGTCAGTGTCATGTAAATTTGTTGGAAGGGATATTGATTGATATTCGAGGGCAGCGCTAACTAGAATGTCGTAGTTGGACCAAGGGATGCGGCTGTGTCACGTGATCTCTCGAACTCGGAAATCCGACGACAGGAATCTTTTTCAAAGTGGATTCGACACCTCTGACCCCAATCAAGCATTGTGGTCCAGGATGCTTCAACTGCGGACCATGTTACTGCGTCCACGGCGCATAGGATGGATGGAGTCATCTATCCTTTCTGCTCGGCAGTTCTCCGTATCCAGGACGTCGAGAGCAGGCTCACCTCCACCAAGTAAGTTGCGGTGTTTCAGACCAATTCTCCCTGGGAATAAAAATGCCTACATTGCTCTGTAGCTCGAGAGTACAAATCATTGTGGCCCAGTTATGCCTCTCAGGCTTACTACGAATTGATGCTAATTGCGCCACAGCTCAATCGAGTTCTCCCAAATCGTCCGTCGATCGACCAAGAAAACGAATCCCGCCTGCACAATTAAAGTTCAACAGTCCCAGTTCAGACAGGCCTCGTCCGCGCCGAATCATTGATGCGAGATCTTTAGCAGCCTCTAAACCTGGTGGCCAACCAGCAAACATTCTTAAAGGCCCACGCCGCCTAGCAGGTCGAGGTGGAACGTCGGCGCGTACACGCAAGCCCTATAACTCGAAGCCGGCGTCGCGCAAGTCTGGCCACTTTCCTCAGAAAGTCTCAAGTGCAGAGGACAATAATGCGGATCAGATTATTGAACTTGAGAATGTCTATCGAGAACTTGCAGAGAAAACGAACCCCACCCGCACCCGCTATCAGCCTGACTTTCCTGACTTGCAGAGCTTGAGTAAGACATGGCCATCATTGCCAACAGATATTACGGCGACTACTGCTGGCATTTCCGAGAAACTTTCGCTACTTAGTGAACGCTATCCGAACGGTTACGTCCCGCCCTACGTACTCGGCAAGCGACTTTTTGAAGGGAAATTTGTCCAGTTTCAgagtgaggaggagcggGCCGAGGCTCTAGATGCAGCCAAAAAGTTTGCCCAGGAGGCTGCGGACAAGTTATCACAGGAAAAGGGCGAGTTGGTAGATCCCGAGGCCGTGACTTTCAAAGGCATGGAAAGTGCAGAACATAGCTCTCTGATTGAGTCTCTAGTTCAGGGAAAGTATTCCACAGCAGATATACCGCAGGCCAACAAGCCCCCTGTCATAGGTGAGATTCTAAAGAACCTAAGAAGCAACGAGACTTACCAAGCTTCCGGGAAAAAAACACAATTCATGGCGAAACTGGAATCACTTCTGGTCCGTCCAGCTAAAAGtgtttgagaagatgaaatcTCCAACTGGGGTTATTGTATATTATTGTCTTTCTTCCCTTGCATATCCGCATTCCCACCCTTTTATTTTTGATAGCCAGTTGCACTTGTGACAACATTTGTATGTACAAAATTCAAATACAAGGAACACGTCATATGTTTGGCGAATCGTACATATTTATCCTACATGTTGGTACAAAATTTAGGCCTTGAACCCTCACTCTCAAGCTCAGACTCGttccatggccttcttcgcggccTCAAATAGCTCTTTCACCTCTTTCTGTCCCTTCTCTGTCAGCTTCTCCATTTTATCTTGTGATTTTCGGGCATCATCTGGCCTGGCAATCTTTTTCTTAATGGATTCCTGGAGGCGTCTATGGATAGCCCCACGCGAATCACGGACACTAGTAACAGCTCGTTCCATGGCTGTCTTTGCAGCGAGAACGGCTTGGTCTCGAGATTCTTTTGTTGGCGGCGGAATCGGGATATTGAGTTGGAGGCCATTATGGGGGTCGTGTTGAGGCGTCAAGGATAAGCTGGAGGAAAGAATCGCCGAAGATATGGGTTTCACATACTGTGGAAAGATGAATCAGACCGGGGCGAAATTGAGGTTTTCTATCAATGTCCAGACATACGTTTTCCTCAGAGACCAAAACAGTTACCATTCGTCCACCTTTGGGGACAACCTGGGCAAGTTCTCCCAGCTTCGCCGTTTCCTTGGCTCCCTTGCTCAACTGGACACGAAGGCCCTCGATGGTCTCCGTGCTCAACCTCCCTCTCATGCGGAGTCTTGAAAGCTCATCCTTGAGTCGAGATGCTGCGGCCGCAATTCCGTGTTCGAGTTGTGTAAGGTCTAGCGGGTCCGCGGGCGCGGAATTTGCCTGAGAAGAGATCGCTTCAGAGCCTGTTTGCCTCAGGATGTCCCGTTTCttacttttatttaagaatGGCGAATTGGAGAAGTTCCGTAGAAAGGCATGGCGACGGAGTTCTATCCCATATACGACTTGGGAATGGGATGCTTtaaaaaaaggcaaaaatTGTTGTGAAAAAATTGTAGGATGACGCATCATTATGGTACGGGGTTTTTGATAGTAAAGCATAATTGGCTGTTAAAGACTTAGATGAAAGATCTCAACTGACGGATACTGATACGGAGGTATAAACTCCCATAAGGTAACTGGCTGGTGATGCCAAGAAACTGTGAGGGCAAATCTTGCTCCACTTTATCAATTCGAATTTCTCCATCCCTTGAATTTGCCTGGGATTAACTGCCGAGGCATTATTGAAAGTCGATCCTAGACTTCCTTGTAGGTAGCTACAATATTTCGGATATCTTAGAAGATACAGTTGCAAGGGGTCTACATATATTTTCATTATAGACAAACTCGTCGAAATCATTAAAGCTCCAAGCTACCCTCACGTATAAAATCTAGAAGATACTTTTGATAACGATCACTCCCTCAACCCATGCCAAGTAATTCCAGCCCGGAATCCTCACTATGTCCAACTCGCAGGTATTAAGTCATGCCGCCATAAATCCGACCTTTACCGCGTGGCCATAGCCTTGGTAATGAGTCTCTTGAGAGCcagctccttcttcttc
Above is a window of Aspergillus puulaauensis MK2 DNA, chromosome 2, nearly complete sequence DNA encoding:
- a CDS encoding uncharacterized protein (COG:S;~EggNog:ENOG410PY51), with amino-acid sequence MRLCHVISRTRKSDDRNLFQSGFDTSDPNQALWSRMLQLRTMLLRPRRIGWMESSILSARQFSVSRTSRAGSPPPTQSSSPKSSVDRPRKRIPPAQLKFNSPSSDRPRPRRIIDARSLAASKPGGQPANILKGPRRLAGRGGTSARTRKPYNSKPASRKSGHFPQKVSSAEDNNADQIIELENVYRELAEKTNPTRTRYQPDFPDLQSLSKTWPSLPTDITATTAGISEKLSLLSERYPNGYVPPYVLGKRLFEGKFVQFQSEEERAEALDAAKKFAQEAADKLSQEKGELVDPEAVTFKGMESAEHSSLIESLVQGKYSTADIPQANKPPVIGEILKNLRSNETYQASGKKTQFMAKLESLLVRPAKSV
- a CDS encoding CDC26 family anaphase-promoting complex subunit (COG:S;~EggNog:ENOG410PZAR;~InterPro:IPR018860;~PFAM:PF10471;~go_component: GO:0005680 - anaphase-promoting complex [Evidence IEA];~go_process: GO:0030071 - regulation of mitotic metaphase/anaphase transition [Evidence IEA];~go_process: GO:0031145 - anaphase-promoting complex-dependent catabolic process [Evidence IEA]) — its product is MIRRKPTAIAITPDDLTIFEEERLRKLERENNGRESAQNGIRVNFDPSDELKPLPGDKARIVRSREERIGIGQRT
- a CDS encoding ribosome-recycling factor (COG:J;~EggNog:ENOG410PP0A;~InterPro:IPR023584,IPR002661,IPR036191;~PFAM:PF01765;~go_process: GO:0006412 - translation [Evidence IEA]), with the protein product MLYYQKPRTIMMRHPTIFSQQFLPFFKASHSQVVYGIELRRHAFLRNFSNSPFLNKSKKRDILRQTGSEAISSQANSAPADPLDLTQLEHGIAAAASRLKDELSRLRMRGRLSTETIEGLRVQLSKGAKETAKLGELAQVVPKGGRMVTVLVSEENYVKPISSAILSSSLSLTPQHDPHNGLQLNIPIPPPTKESRDQAVLAAKTAMERAVTSVRDSRGAIHRRLQESIKKKIARPDDARKSQDKMEKLTEKGQKEVKELFEAAKKAMERV